The following proteins are encoded in a genomic region of Leishmania mexicana MHOM/GT/2001/U1103 complete genome, chromosome 25:
- a CDS encoding putative protein transport protein Sec24C: MYNPQGHSSNPYGGGYGGYGAYGSAAASGGTPAASSYHDPNQGHGAQASYYGGATQQAAAPPQQPAPAGPSSYSYDSYGYTAGAAPSAAAAPASAYPYGSAATSAQASCANALSINSSASPSSAPAPSVAGYNSYGYQAVATASAPSRQPAPSAPGSAYPPPRGTSSTAAAASDPYPAPSSARPEPVAQQLPPEPTQPYSDAMLGSGARGNNRPLRALARQPPTRIVNVCSVPNPERSIPRKSGAPIEYLTCTNEPPYATVDFLGLDNGNANSKFFRPSMLCAPGEERLVKDSHIPFGAILSPLCQPLHNKEVVPLVKQPKPPVRCHRCRGYMSCHARLLEMGRKWECPLCEVTNDVIGDDLDAVDGMGRRVNAADHPEMGFGSVEFDVDDFPEYALRTEDNVVLPSRPLHHLFLIDISRDAGQRFLSDYAEAIRAALQRMAELTPECKVSFITFASQLHFYDFRHPDMPQMCVPDVENPFVPLPFTGLCWMEVGAELERLGAFLSRLPRMAANVDESDCALGAAVKAATLVLAGQHGGRVIMCASRHPQRGIGQIVLREQHKLYGTDREKELLRPIEGFWTTTATAAARQQISFDLFMFATGYCELVTLSNVCHVTNGRVFLFSNYDPLVDNTKVSASMQQLLTEEAGYAGILRVRCSTGLHVQRYRGHYLSQTVQDMDLASITGGSTFFVEFAHEDHLPKDNYAHFQTALLYTTRSGHRRVRVQSCRLRVASSLTVLFRNMDLEAILFGFIQDIMVEAVNKGPQQARQGMTDRLIKAFSSYRQYCASDKLSGEYEDIKTAARDKKNTLLMPPRLKLLPVYLLCLMKSDALTEGTVVHIDHRVASIFDLVAMPAYKLLSYLYPSLYCLDDLESDPTIGTLDVTTGNCILPHHRQLLFDSVARDGTYALCDEQARLVYMWIGENVPPKIANTLFGTPDAASVCVAGGPGEECFSERLRNVLYALMLREDGMRRLIVIHHGERSEDAFFKELKEEMGTSKMGYDEYLTHLHRTIQTHVL; this comes from the coding sequence ATGTACAACCCGCAAGGCCACTCGTCGAACCCGTACGGGGGCGGGTATGGCGGCTACGGGGCTTACGGGTCCGCTGCGGCCTCTGGAGGCACGCCGGCTGCGAGTTCTTATCATGACCCCAATCAAGGCCACGGCGCGCAGGCGAGCTACTACGGCGGTGCCACTCAGcaggctgcagcgccgccacagcagcccGCTCCCGCTGGACCATCGTCGTACAGCTATGACAGTTACGGATACACGGCTGGGGCTGCgccgagcgccgctgcggcaccagcTTCTGCGTACCCatacggcagcgccgcgacgagCGCGCAAGCCTCATGTGCAAACGCGCTGTCTATCAACTCATCGGCGTCACCATCTTCCGCACCTGCGCCGTCCGTGGCTGGATACAACTCTTACGGCTATCAAGCCgttgccaccgcctccgcgccATCCCGGCAGCCCGCACCCTCAGCGCCAGGCTCAGCCTATCCGCCACCACGCGGCACCTCATccacagctgcggcggccagTGACCCATACCCAGCCCCTTCCTCCGCAAGACCTGagccggtggcgcagcaacTACCGCCGGAGCCGACTCAGCCGTACAGCGACGCCATGCTGGGCAGTGGTGCTCGCGGCAACAACCGTCCCTTGCGCGCCTTGGCTCGACAGCCGCCGACGCGCATTGTGAACGTGTGCTCCGTGCCGAACCCGGAGCGCAGCATCCCCCGCAAGAGCGGTGCACCGATCGAGTACTTGACGTGCACGAACGAGCCGCCCTACGCCACTGTCGACTTTCTTGGCCTCGACAACGGCAACGCCAACTCGAAGTTCTTTCGCCCCTCCATGCTGTGTGCGCCGGGCGAGGAGCGACTTGTGAAGGATAGTCACATCCCGTTCGGTGCCATTCTCTCACCGCTGTGCCAGCCGCTCCACAAcaaggaggtggtgccgctggtgaAGCAGCCAAAGCCGCCTgtgcgctgccaccgctgccgcggctacATGAGCTGTCACGCCCGACTTCTCGAGATGGGCCGCAAGTGGGAGTGCCCGCTCTGCGAGGTGACCAACGATGTCATCGGCGACGACTTGGACGCCGTTGATGGAATGGGGCGTCGGGTGAACGCGGCGGATCACCCGGAAATGGGCTTCGGGAGTGTGGAGTTCGACGTTGATGACTTCCCAGAGtacgcgctgcgcaccgaGGACAACGTTGTGCTGCCCAGTCGGCCGCTGCATCATCTGTTTCTCATCGACATCTCGCGTGACGCGGGGCAGCGGTTTCTTTCCGACTACGCGGAGGCGATTAGGGCTGCCCTGCAGCGCATGGCGGAGCTGACGCCTGAGTGCAAGGTGTCTTTCATTACATTCGCCTCGCAGCTGCACTTCTACGACTTCCGCCACCCCGATATGCCGCAGATGTGCGTCCCGGACGTCGAGAACCCGtttgtgccgctgcccttcACGGGCCTGTGCTGGATGGAGGTGGgggcggagctggagcgccTGGGGGCCTTCCTGAGTCGGCTGCCACGTATGGCTGCGAACGTGGACGAGTCGGACTGTGCACTCGGTGCtgcggtgaaggcggcaaCGCTGGTGTTGGCGGGCCAGCATGGTGGGCGTGTGATCATGTGCGCGAGCCGGCACCCGCAGCGCGGCATAGGACAAATCGTGCTTCGCGAGCAGCACAAGCTCTACGGCACCGATCGCGAGAAGGAGTTGCTGCGACCCATCGAAGGCTTCTGGACGACCACGGcaaccgcggcggcgaggcagcaGATTTCTTTTGACTTGTTCATGTTCGCCACGGGATACTGTGAGCTGGTGACGTTGTCCAACGTGTGCCACGTGACGAACGGTCGCGTCTTTCTATTTAGCAACTACGACCCACTTGTCGATAACACCAAGGTGAGCGCCTccatgcagcagctgctcacgGAGGAGGCCGGGTACGCTGGCATTCTGCGCGTTCGGTGCAGCACCGGCCTCCATGTGCAGCGCTACCGGGGCCACTACCTCTCCCAGACGGTGCAGGACATGGATCTGGCCAGCATCACGGGCGGCTCCACGTTTTTTGTGGAGTTCGCGCACGAGGACCATCTACCGAAGGACAACTACGCCCATTTCCAGACCGCGCTGCTGTACACCACTCGCTCTGGGCACCGTCGGGTGCGGGTGCAGTCGTGTCGGCTgcgcgtcgcctcctccttgacCGTTCTCTTCCGCAACATGGACCTGGAGGCGATCCTGTTTGGCTTCATCCAGGATATCATGGTAGAGGCGGTGAACAAAGggccgcagcaggcgcgccaGGGAATGACGGACCGCCTCATCAAGGCCTTCTCCTCCTACCGCCAGTACTGCGCTTCGGACAAGTTGAGTGGCGAGTACGAGGACATCAAGACCGCCGCCCGCGATAAGAAGAATACGCTTCTGATGCCGCCACGGCTGAAGTTGCTCCCGGTCTATCTGCTCTGCCTGATGAAGTCCGACGCGCTGACGGAGGGCACCGTTGTGCACATTGACCACCGCGTGGCCAGCATATTCGACCTCGTTGCGATGCCGGCGTACAAGCTACTCAGCTACCTATACCCGTCCCTCTACTGCCTGGACGACCTAGAGAGCGACCCGACGATCGGAACGCTGGACGTGACGACAGGAAATTGCATTCTGCCGCATCATCGTCAGCTGCTCTTCGACAGCGTAGCGCGAGATGGCACTTACGCGCTATGTGACGAGCAAGCGCGGCTTGTGTACATGTGGATTGGCGAAAATGTGCCGCCGAAGATCGCGAATACGTTGTTTGGCACCCCTGATGCAGCATCCGTGTGTGTAGCCGGAGGGCCAGGCGAGGAGTGCTTCAgcgagcgcctgcgcaaCGTCCTGTACGCCCTCATGCTGCGCGAGGATGGCATGCGGCGCCTCATTGTGATTCACCACGGCGAGCGCTCTGAGGACGCCTTCTTCAAGGAGCTCAAGGAGGAGATGGGCACGAGCAAGATGGGCTACGATGAGTACCTGACACATCTACACCGCACCATACAGACGCATGTGCTATGA